One part of the Oncorhynchus kisutch isolate 150728-3 linkage group LG22, Okis_V2, whole genome shotgun sequence genome encodes these proteins:
- the LOC109880185 gene encoding cingulin-like protein 1, whose amino-acid sequence MESHRNGASGSSPDFSRIQQGYNMQQPGPGPRGGPRPLSSDSSSTFGVRIQVQGIEGHPYVVLNNGDSRAALPSGGLESYSRNWDHQEESVSAHSQSDYTSMVNDRQSPLGSPYMERSPLGSPYMERSPLGSPYMERSPLGSPYMERSPLGSPYMERSPLGSPYMERSLLGSPNMERSIPNHARGGSLTEVREGRESQRMLASTVSMFDFQDSHLQQLQRTMPTSNIGLNFQRHPELLKPYNPDWNSLSPLSPRLSSSRRLSVPPTQTTSVPRPGHLTRGLQSGAGAALTQGPGSRSGPARIPLPAEGIERAPTQTQGPGPAPVPAPTQTQGPGPAPVPAPAQTQGLGPVPAPAQTQGLGPVPAPTQTQGPGPVPAPTQTQGPGPVSAPGPHHHSFTTLLSPPSEVTNIPRRSPNAVDTEPISSIGSLINQFDSPQQMGRAGPRRGRIAPDDRRRSRSVDSRRQCHSYPLDPSSPASAVRGTRGETPGGVTSAPGSPKGRGANGPSTLMFNKLQWEKEGPSVVSPKAVKVRYRVEKTSLSRSRSLNHTQEESKRETQVITPDLLKGQRGLQQLSTEPQRPNEDATKQILFTYLNDGTTDLSSTTQKKVNLVFDRINQLKWKTAENVEDEIRDCAAETKALQQEGAELEREVAKLKTQLEHKTKNGRALAEACERAQTDVKTVQEELDRRREELSTQRDRLAGMEAELEVVIDELVKVKAERERGRTERTVLQQQLSDMHDELDQAKNTTQAESTEKQLLLKDLAQLRLDFQELIQVQEEQEEVLHWRERELTALKGALKEEVESHDKELGIMKEVYDKEVQKLQEEVEEVKESNTVLGQEKREVEEERGEARGQVKERIQEREELKGQVEELESKVDQLNLVIKESKTLQRQLVKCVEQLKREKQQVEGTLAEVKEKEEEISQANKDQLIKLENVQSELTQLNHHHREAKERLKEERRRTEELRRMKSDLEEERRLQNSTVEKLQREMSVKVEECEVFTEQLQLQVDEVRKKSHTELTELQQQLQEKGLDLEKSQQNTRKLQEELLTLEQGLERGRREWEQAQQRGRQLERKVEELEERNAHAQEDHARQVKLIEGQMSQLEQDLQDERSSTDLLMNRVDQGKQQMELIRGELLQERAVKQDLECDKITLERQNKDLKSRVSHLEGSQRSNQDVVVSRLEGRIQELEGRLEGEERDNINLQQANRKLERKVKEMMIQVDDEHISMQNQNDQLNQRLKTAKRQMDGAEEEIERLENSKRKLQRDLDEQIETNDQILSQLNALRSEMRRKQQKSAPLLMIEKADETVCEDDINSD is encoded by the exons ATGGAGTCTCACAGAAACGGAGCGAGTGGCTCGTCTCCAGACTTCAGTAGAATACAACAGGGCTACAACATGCAGCAGCCTGGACCTGGTCCCAGAGGCGGTCCTCGTCCTCTGTCCTCAGACAGCAGCAGCACGTTCGGGGTGAGGATACAAGTCCAGGGGATTGAGGGTCATCCTTACGTTGTGTTGAACAACGGGGATAGCAGAGCAGCTCTGCCGTCTGGTGGCCTGGAGAGCTACAGTAGAAACTGGGACCACCAGGAAGAGTCTGTCAGCGCCCACAGCCAGTCTGATTACACCTCCATGGTGAATGATAGGCAATCTCCACTAGGAAGTCCCTATATGGAGCGATCTCCGTTAGGAAGTCCCTATATGGAACGATCTCCATTAGGAAGTCCCTATATGGAACGATCTCCATTAGGAAGTCCCTATATGGAGCGATCTCCGTTAGGAAGTCCCTATATGGAACGATCTCCGTTAGGAAGTCCCTATATGGAACGATCTCTGTTAGGAAGTCCGAATATGGAGCGCAGTATTCCCAACCATGCTCGTGGAGGTTCTCTGACTGAGGTTAGGGAGGGTAGGGAATCACAGAGGATGCTGGCGTCCACCGTGTCCATGTTCGACTTCCAGGATTCACACTTACAgcagttacagaggaccatgccGACATCTAATATCGGGTTGAACTTCCAGAGACACCCAGAGCTGCTGAAACCCTACAACCCAGACTGGAACAGcctcagccccctcagcccccGCCTCTCCTCCAGTCGAAGACTCTCTGTTCCCCCCACTCAGACAACCTCTGTACCTAGGCCGGGACATCTCACCAGAGGTCTCCAGAGTGGAGCAGGAGCCGCCCTGACCCAGGGACCAGGGTCTAGATCCGGACCAGCCAGGATCCCTCTGCCTGCTGAGGGTATAGAGAGAGCTCCCACCCAGACCCAAGGCCCGGGCCCTGCCCCTGTCCCAGCTCCCACCCAGACCCAAGGCCCGGGCCCTGCCCCTGTCCCAGCTCCCGCCCAGACCCAAGGCCTGGGCCCTGTCCCAGCTCCCGCCCAGACCCAAGGCCTGGGCCCTGTCCCAGCTCCCACCCAGACCCAAGGCCCGGGCCCTGTCCCAGCTCCCACCCAGACCCAAGGCCCGGGCCCTGTCTCAGCCCCAGGTCCCCACCACCATTCTTTTACCACCTTACTAAGTCCCCCAAGCGAGGTTACCAACATCCCCAGGAGGTCCCCAAACGCAGTGGACACAGAACCCATCTCCTCCATAGGTAGCCTTATCAACCAGTTCGACAGCCCCCAGCAGATGGGCCGAGCTGGGCCTAGGAGAGGGAGGATAGCCCCAGACGACCGGAGGAGGTCACGCAGCGTGGACAGCAGGCGACAGTGTCACTCATACCCATTGGACCCCTCCAGCCCTGCCTCGGCCGTCAGAGGGACCAGGGGAGAGACTCCAGGGGGAGTCACCAGCGCTCCCGGGTCACCGAAGGGGAGAGGGGCCAACGGACCCTCCACTCTGATGTTTAATAAGCTCCAGTGGGAGAAAGAGGGGCCTAGCGTTGTGTCACCTAAAGCGGTGAAGGTACGGTACAGAGTGGAGAAGACCTCCCTGAGCAGATCCAGATCTCTCAACCACACACAGGAGGAGTCAAAGAGAGAAACTCAG GTCATCACTCCAGATCTTTTGAAAGGTCAGAGGGGTCTGCAGCAGCTCTCCACTGAACCACAACGACCAAATGAAGACGCCACTAAACAGATACTGTTCACTTACCTCAATGATGG GACCACTGATTTATCCTCCACCACTCAGAAGAAGGTGAACCTGGTGTTTGACAGAATCAACCAACTGAAGTGGAAGACTGCAGAGAACGTGGAAGACGAGATCAGG GATTGTGCTGCTGAGACCAAGGCGCTACAGCAGGAAGGAgcagaactggagagagaggtggcaAAGCTGAAGACACAGTTGGAGCATAAGACCAAG AATGGTAGAGCGCTAGCGGAGGCATGTGAGAGGGCTCAGACGGACGTGAAGACTGTTCAGGAGGAACTGGACAGGAGACGGGAGGAACTCTCCACGCAACGGGATAGGCTGGCTGGGATGGAGGCGGAGCTTGAAGTTGTCATAGACGA GCTAGTCAAggtgaaggcagagagagaacgtGGCCGTACAGAGAGGACGGTCCTCCAGCAGCAGCTGTCTGATATGCATGATGAACTGGACCAGGCCAAGAACACAACACAGGCAGAAAGCACAGAGAAACAGCTCCTTCTGAAG GATCTGGCCCAGCTGCGGTTGGACTTCCAGGAGCTCATTCAGGtgcaggaggagcaggaggaggtgctacactggagggagagggagctgaCCGCCCTGAAGGGAGCGCTGAAGGAGGAAGTGGAGAGTCATGACAAGGAGCTGGGCATTATGAAGGAGGTGTACGACAAGGAGGTGCAGAAGCTccaagaggaggtggaggaggtgaaaGAG aGTAACACAGTCCTGGGCCAGGagaagagggaggtggaggaggagagaggggaggcccGGGGCCAGGTGAAGGAGCGgatccaggagagagaggagcttaAGGGACAG GTAGAGGAGCTGGAGAGCAAGGTGGACCAGCTCAACCTCGTCATCAAGGAGTCCAAAACTCTACAGAGACAGCTGGTGAAATGCGTAGAGCAACTCAAG CGAGAGAAGCAGCAGGTGGAGGGAACGCTAGCGGAGGtgaaggagaaggaagaggagatcAGCCAGGCAAACAAAGACCAACTAATAAAGCTGGAGAATGTACAG AGCGAGTTGACCCAGCTGAACCACCACCACAGGGAGGCGAAGGAGaggctgaaggaggagaggaggagaacagaggagctgaggaggatgaagagtgatctggaggaggagaggagactgcagAACAGCACTGTGGAGAAACtgcagagggag ATGAGTGTTAAGGTGGAGGAGTGTGAGGTGTTCACTGAGCAGCTCCAGCTGCAGGTTGATGAAGTCAGAAAGAAGAGCCACACAGAGCTGACTGAGCTCCAACAACAGCTGCAGGAAAAGGGACTGGACCTGGAGAAATCACAACAGAATACCAGAAAACTCCAGGAAGAG CTACTTACCCTGGAGCAGGGTCTGGAGCGGGGTCGTAGGGAGTGGGAGCAGGCCCAGCAGAGAGGCAGACAACTGGAGAGGAAGGTGGAGGAACTGGAGGAGAGGAACGCTCATGCCCAGGAGGACCACGCCCGACAGGTCAAACTCATTGAG GGTCAGATGAGCCAACTGGAGCAGGATCTGCAGGATGAGAGGAGCAGTACAGATCTCCTGATGAACAGAGTGGATCAAGGAAAACAACAG ATGGAGCTGATAAGAGGTGAGCTGCTGCAGGAGAGAGCAGTCAAACAGGACCTGGAGTGTGACAAGATCACTCTGGAGAGACAG AATAAGGACCTGAAGAGTAGGGTGTCTCATCTAGAGGGCTCTCAGAGGTCCAATCAGGATGTTGTGGTTTCCAGACTGGAGGGAAGGATCCAGGAGCTGGAGGGgaggctggagggagaggagag AGACAACATCAACCTGCAACAAGCCAACAGGAAACTAGAGAGAAAAGTGAAGGAGATGATGATTCAAGTGGACGATGAGCACATATCCATGCAGAACCAGAATGACCAG ctgaACCAGAGGCTGAAGACCGCGAAGAGACAGATGGATGGGGCCGAGGAAGAGATAGAACGTCTGGAAAACTCTAAGAGGAAGTTACAAAGAGATCTGGACGAACAGATAGAGACCAACGATCAGATCCTCAGCCAGCTCAACGCCCTGCGTTCAGAGATGAG acgtaAGCAACAGAAATCAGCCCCGCTCCTGATGATCGAGAAGGCTGATGAGACTGTCTGTGAGGATGACATCAACTCTGACTGA